A genome region from Hydrogenoanaerobacterium saccharovorans includes the following:
- a CDS encoding TrkH family potassium uptake protein has translation MSYQSRMSPGRVLVLGFAAVIFTGALLLMLPISANPGMHVHPVDALFTSTSAVCVTGLVTVDMGGTFSVFGRAVVAALIQVGGLGFTSFGVLFILLAGKNIGLRERILVKEAMNLNSLNGIVKLVKSVLKLTLAIEGIGMLLSFLVFLKKYSPLDALGFGIFHSISAFNNAGFDVFGGFDNLLPYQSNVLLNLTTCGLIILGGLGFTVIKEVLHKRRWRTLSMNSKIVLVMTGSLLLAGTLLLKGTEEVTWLGAFFQSTAARTAGFSTYNLGKFTNAGLFILIILMFIGASPGSTGGGIKTTTFFTMLKSIFSIATNRDCTAFKRRIPNESVVRAFTLTILALSVVCLNTLLLCVFEPQYSLVQVLFEVVSAFGTVGLSTGITPHLTDISKIILSCTMFFGRLGPLTIACVWSYHPPSNLLYAEERITIG, from the coding sequence GTGTCCTATCAAAGCAGGATGAGCCCCGGAAGGGTTCTTGTTTTGGGCTTTGCAGCTGTAATATTTACCGGTGCGTTACTATTGATGCTGCCTATTTCAGCAAACCCCGGTATGCATGTACATCCCGTAGATGCATTGTTTACCTCAACCAGTGCGGTTTGTGTTACCGGTTTGGTTACTGTTGATATGGGTGGCACCTTCTCTGTATTCGGCAGGGCAGTTGTGGCTGCGCTGATACAGGTAGGCGGGTTGGGCTTTACTTCTTTCGGTGTTCTTTTTATTTTGCTTGCAGGAAAAAACATTGGTTTGCGTGAGCGGATACTAGTAAAAGAAGCGATGAACCTTAACTCGTTAAACGGCATTGTTAAGCTGGTAAAATCGGTTTTAAAACTCACATTGGCAATTGAAGGTATAGGAATGCTGCTAAGCTTTCTTGTATTCTTAAAAAAATACTCACCTTTGGATGCGTTGGGGTTTGGTATTTTTCATTCGATATCGGCATTCAATAACGCAGGGTTTGATGTTTTTGGCGGATTCGATAATCTGCTGCCATATCAAAGCAATGTTTTGCTCAACCTTACCACCTGCGGTTTGATTATTTTAGGCGGTTTGGGTTTTACGGTAATCAAAGAGGTTTTGCATAAGCGCAGATGGCGTACACTGAGTATGAACAGCAAGATTGTATTGGTGATGACAGGCTCGTTGCTGCTCGCAGGTACATTGCTGCTCAAGGGTACTGAGGAAGTAACATGGCTTGGTGCATTCTTTCAAAGTACCGCAGCAAGAACCGCAGGCTTTTCTACTTACAATCTTGGCAAGTTTACCAATGCAGGGTTGTTTATCTTAATTATCTTAATGTTTATTGGTGCATCTCCCGGCTCCACCGGCGGCGGTATCAAAACCACAACCTTTTTTACAATGCTCAAAAGTATTTTCAGTATTGCTACCAACCGCGACTGCACGGCGTTTAAACGCCGGATACCCAACGAAAGTGTTGTGCGTGCATTTACACTTACTATTTTGGCATTGAGTGTCGTTTGCCTGAATACACTGTTGCTGTGCGTTTTTGAACCCCAGTATAGTTTGGTTCAGGTGCTGTTCGAAGTGGTATCTGCGTTCGGTACGGTTGGTTTATCCACCGGTATAACCCCTCATCTTACCGATATCAGTAAAATAATTTTGTCGTGTACTATGTTTTTTGGCAGATTGGGGCCACTGACGATTGCATGCGTGTGGTCGTATCATCCTCCATCTAATTTGCTCTACGCCGAAGAACGCATCACGATAGGATAG
- a CDS encoding ATP-binding protein, with protein sequence MANKHKGFFTHKKLPKWMQHDVVKTLLVLLAATILSIVLHRFFISFDNVSMIVIYILAVVFVSRITTGYFWGICASIAGVIGVNFFFTFPYSTLDFTRAGYPITFISMLLVSLITSAMTAQITKQARQSALRELRTEKLYEISKQLLVTRGLDNIIHLTLDCLYDIFHRPIIFYTDDPQRGCSGKIIGASPNQELILQSSNERFAVHWVFVNNQYAGTGTDVCTKAYGLYVPVVSQKQVLGVVGLLYDDGTVPEPDQMTFLDMMASQIAMALERQHLSDKQRKILVESEKEKMRSNLLRAISHDLRTPLTSILGASSAILENKDQLDAQTHDKLVDDIREDSQWLIRMVENLLSVTRISEGDATVRKSPEAAEEIVADAITRVKSRFPKQTVQVRVPDEFLLVPMDATLIEQVIINLLENAIKHSGKDAPIELTVTREENFAVFEVRDHGKGISQADIPYLFEGYEVRGQRSSDSSRGMGIGLSICNSIVRAHGGKITVTNKQSGGASFTFTLPIDEGVKP encoded by the coding sequence GTGGCAAACAAGCATAAAGGCTTTTTTACCCATAAAAAGCTGCCAAAATGGATGCAGCATGATGTAGTAAAAACTTTATTGGTGTTGCTTGCTGCAACAATTCTATCCATTGTACTGCACCGTTTCTTTATAAGCTTTGACAACGTAAGCATGATTGTCATTTATATTTTAGCTGTGGTATTTGTTTCGCGCATTACAACGGGATATTTCTGGGGTATCTGTGCATCGATAGCGGGTGTGATAGGAGTAAACTTTTTTTTCACTTTTCCTTATTCCACATTGGATTTTACACGTGCTGGCTACCCCATCACCTTTATCAGCATGCTGTTGGTATCGCTTATCACCAGTGCTATGACAGCGCAAATCACAAAACAGGCACGTCAATCTGCCTTGCGCGAATTGCGCACCGAAAAGCTGTACGAAATCAGTAAACAGCTGCTGGTAACCCGAGGGCTGGATAACATTATCCATCTTACTCTGGATTGTTTATACGATATCTTTCATCGTCCGATTATTTTTTACACCGATGATCCGCAGCGCGGATGCTCCGGTAAAATCATAGGTGCCAGCCCGAATCAAGAGCTGATTCTGCAATCATCCAACGAGCGTTTTGCGGTGCATTGGGTTTTTGTCAACAACCAATATGCGGGCACAGGAACCGATGTATGCACCAAAGCCTATGGGCTGTACGTGCCTGTTGTATCTCAAAAGCAGGTGCTGGGGGTAGTGGGGTTGCTGTACGATGACGGCACTGTCCCCGAACCCGACCAAATGACGTTTTTGGACATGATGGCGTCTCAAATTGCTATGGCACTCGAACGTCAGCATCTTTCTGACAAACAGCGTAAAATCTTGGTGGAATCTGAAAAAGAAAAAATGCGCAGTAATTTGCTTCGCGCTATTTCACATGATTTGCGAACTCCGCTTACAAGTATTCTTGGTGCAAGCTCTGCGATATTGGAAAATAAAGACCAACTGGATGCTCAAACGCACGATAAACTCGTTGATGATATCCGTGAGGATTCGCAATGGCTGATTCGCATGGTGGAAAACCTGCTTTCGGTAACTCGCATCAGCGAGGGTGATGCAACGGTTCGCAAATCGCCCGAGGCAGCGGAGGAAATTGTAGCGGACGCCATTACACGCGTGAAGTCGCGCTTTCCAAAGCAAACGGTGCAGGTGCGTGTACCCGATGAATTTTTGCTTGTACCGATGGATGCAACACTGATAGAACAGGTGATTATCAATTTGCTTGAAAATGCCATTAAACATTCGGGCAAAGATGCACCGATTGAGCTCACCGTTACACGCGAAGAAAATTTTGCCGTATTTGAAGTGCGCGACCATGGCAAGGGCATCAGCCAGGCTGATATACCTTATCTGTTCGAGGGCTATGAAGTACGCGGGCAGCGCAGCAGCGATTCTTCACGGGGGATGGGCATTGGGCTTTCTATCTGTAACTCGATTGTAAGAGCACATGGCGGAAAAATAACTGTGACAAACAAACAAAGCGGCGGGGCATCTTTTACCTTTACTCTGCCGATAGATGAAGGGGTGAAGCCATAA
- a CDS encoding aldose 1-epimerase family protein, whose protein sequence is MTYNLKFNGNTAVADTRGAELISYSDDSGTEYIWNGDPAYWTGHNPLLFPIVGSLKNDEAQIEGGTYRMARHGFARRSDFEVAESGEHYIVFRLRDNAQALAQYPYHFELLVRHELTSSGFTTKYTVNCTDNRPIQFCIGAHTGFMCPLHKNEKFEDYSLEFEKAEDLCSMMLTEDGLIDPEKATVLAKNARVLALDHKLFDDDALIFKGLRSQSVALRHNATGKGVKMNYAGFPMLGIWSKPHSDAPYVCIEPWVGHSADANDNGEFSDKPYVITLPAGKSYSIAYTVEIL, encoded by the coding sequence ATGACATACAATTTAAAATTTAATGGGAATACTGCCGTTGCAGACACCCGTGGCGCTGAGCTAATTTCTTACAGTGATGATTCGGGTACGGAATACATATGGAATGGCGACCCTGCTTATTGGACAGGTCACAATCCATTGCTGTTCCCTATTGTGGGCAGTTTGAAAAATGATGAGGCTCAAATCGAAGGCGGCACATACCGTATGGCACGCCATGGCTTTGCGCGCCGCTCCGATTTTGAGGTTGCAGAATCCGGTGAGCATTACATCGTGTTCCGCCTGCGCGATAATGCGCAAGCACTTGCACAATATCCGTATCATTTTGAATTATTGGTGCGCCACGAGCTTACTTCAAGTGGATTTACCACCAAATACACTGTAAACTGCACCGACAACCGCCCCATCCAGTTCTGCATCGGTGCTCATACAGGTTTTATGTGCCCGTTGCACAAAAATGAAAAATTCGAGGATTATTCCCTTGAATTTGAAAAAGCTGAGGATCTGTGCTCTATGATGCTCACAGAAGATGGACTGATTGACCCTGAAAAAGCTACAGTTTTGGCTAAAAACGCACGTGTACTTGCGCTTGACCACAAACTGTTTGACGACGATGCACTGATATTTAAAGGGCTGCGCTCACAGAGCGTTGCACTGCGACACAATGCCACCGGCAAAGGCGTAAAAATGAACTATGCAGGCTTCCCTATGCTTGGTATATGGAGCAAACCACACTCCGATGCACCTTATGTATGCATTGAGCCTTGGGTTGGTCATTCTGCGGACGCTAATGACAACGGAGAATTTTCCGATAAACCATATGTTATCACTTTGCCCGCAGGCAAAAGCTATTCCATTGCTTACACAGTAGAAATATTGTAA
- a CDS encoding response regulator, which produces MANKVTILIVEDERAISNFISTILTSNGYRTIKTETGRETLSLITSHCPDVVLLDLGLPDMDGLEVIKAVREWSTIPIIVVSARGYEREKVEALDLGADDYITKPFGTSELLARIRTALRHSIKPETGDVSSSIRFSTGGFVIDFEKRMVSVDGVDVHLTQIEYKIVALLSRYAGRVLTYDTIIEQIWGPFAAGDNQILRVNMANIRRKIEKNPAEPRYILTEVGVGYRMSDCD; this is translated from the coding sequence ATGGCGAATAAAGTCACTATTTTAATTGTTGAGGACGAACGCGCCATCAGCAATTTTATCTCTACAATTTTAACTTCGAACGGTTACCGCACCATTAAAACCGAAACGGGACGAGAGACACTTTCTTTGATTACATCACACTGCCCCGACGTAGTACTGCTTGACCTCGGCCTCCCCGATATGGACGGGCTTGAGGTAATTAAAGCGGTTCGTGAATGGTCGACCATACCTATTATTGTGGTGTCGGCACGCGGGTATGAGCGCGAAAAAGTGGAAGCGCTCGACCTGGGAGCGGATGATTACATCACCAAACCGTTCGGCACTTCCGAACTGCTCGCGCGCATCCGCACGGCTTTACGCCACAGCATCAAGCCCGAAACGGGCGATGTCTCATCCAGTATTCGTTTTTCTACAGGCGGTTTTGTAATTGATTTTGAAAAACGGATGGTTTCGGTGGACGGCGTTGATGTACACCTAACGCAAATTGAATATAAAATTGTTGCCCTGCTCAGCCGATATGCCGGCCGCGTTTTGACGTACGATACCATTATAGAGCAAATTTGGGGGCCGTTTGCCGCGGGTGACAACCAAATTCTGCGTGTTAATATGGCGAACATCCGCCGCAAAATTGAAAAAAACCCTGCCGAGCCCCGTTATATTCTTACCGAAGTGGGTGTGGGCTACCGTATGAGCGATTGTGATTAG
- a CDS encoding MBOAT family O-acyltransferase, whose translation MVFSSITFLFYYLPALIILYYIAPKKLKNFVMFLASMVFYAWGEIRFIPVMLALSVEDYVCARLMDKYSDNKRLKRLFMLISVCSNLGVLLFFKYTNFFVGNLNALVGGGIPEPNIILPIGVSFNSFQSISYAIDVYRGTTDSEKSYYNYLTYTTLFPQIIAGPIVRYVTVENDLDDHLLTADSFSRGSRRFLIGLGKKVLIANNVGFLWSQISAGTAGEPSVLLYWIGIIAYTFQIYFDFSGYSDMAIGLARIFGLTFDENFNYPYISRNITEFWRRWHITLGAWFRDYVYIPMGGNRCSKLKQLRNLLVVWALTGFWHGASWNFVFWGLYFAIILIIEKFVLLRFWHKVPRVLQHIYTLLLIVISWVIFYFEDLSVMGTYFAGMFGLQNVPLCNMQALYHLLSYGLIFALAAFFSTPAFQKILNRLECSTRKPVLVGTSLGYVFMFAACIAYLVNSTYNPFLYFRF comes from the coding sequence ATGGTTTTCAGCAGCATCACCTTTTTATTTTACTATCTGCCCGCACTCATCATCCTCTATTACATCGCACCGAAAAAACTGAAAAATTTTGTGATGTTTCTGGCAAGCATGGTGTTTTATGCATGGGGCGAAATACGGTTTATCCCCGTTATGCTGGCACTTTCGGTGGAAGATTACGTTTGTGCACGATTAATGGACAAGTATTCGGATAATAAGCGCCTAAAACGCCTGTTTATGCTCATTTCGGTGTGCAGCAACCTGGGTGTTCTGCTCTTTTTCAAATATACAAACTTTTTTGTGGGCAATCTGAACGCATTGGTGGGCGGTGGCATCCCTGAGCCGAATATTATTTTGCCCATCGGTGTATCGTTTAACTCGTTTCAGTCTATCTCCTATGCCATCGACGTTTACCGCGGAACAACCGATTCGGAAAAAAGCTATTACAACTACCTTACCTACACAACGTTGTTCCCCCAAATTATTGCAGGGCCGATTGTGCGGTACGTTACGGTTGAAAACGATCTGGATGACCATTTGCTGACTGCCGATAGTTTTTCGCGCGGTTCCAGACGGTTTTTGATTGGTTTGGGCAAAAAGGTGCTGATTGCAAACAACGTCGGCTTTTTATGGAGCCAAATCTCAGCAGGTACCGCGGGTGAACCTTCGGTTTTGCTGTATTGGATTGGCATAATCGCCTATACTTTTCAGATTTATTTCGATTTCAGCGGCTACTCCGATATGGCAATCGGTCTGGCACGCATCTTCGGGCTTACCTTTGATGAAAACTTCAACTATCCTTATATCTCACGCAATATTACAGAGTTTTGGCGCAGGTGGCACATCACCCTTGGTGCGTGGTTCCGCGATTATGTTTACATCCCCATGGGCGGCAACCGCTGCAGCAAGCTGAAGCAGCTGCGCAATTTGCTGGTAGTATGGGCACTCACCGGTTTTTGGCATGGTGCCTCGTGGAACTTTGTTTTTTGGGGGCTGTACTTTGCGATAATCCTGATTATTGAAAAATTTGTGCTGCTGCGTTTTTGGCATAAAGTGCCCCGTGTTTTGCAGCATATTTATACCCTGTTACTCATTGTTATAAGCTGGGTAATTTTTTACTTTGAAGATTTAAGCGTGATGGGTACCTATTTTGCAGGCATGTTCGGCTTGCAAAATGTGCCGCTTTGCAACATGCAGGCACTGTACCATCTGCTGAGTTACGGGTTGATTTTTGCACTGGCTGCATTTTTCTCCACACCCGCATTTCAAAAGATTTTGAATCGGCTGGAATGCAGCACACGAAAGCCCGTATTGGTTGGCACATCGCTTGGGTATGTATTTATGTTTGCGGCATGCATTGCCTACCTTGTTAACAGCACATACAACCCGTTTTTATATTTTCGCTTTTAA
- a CDS encoding DHHW family protein, with translation MDKLFFRILAPLWGVAVLLNLIMPNKNFSESENRYLAGLPVYSTKTLLSGKYMQSIDEYVNDHFLGRDHWIAMQSSLEYSIGKRENNGVFICNGALMADIETPKDDVVQANIRGIKAFVQQYNKPVYLMLVPSAAAIQTHKLPLFAQSWDQIGFVDRVCTELGDTVKPVKLFETLTAHKDDYIYYRTDHHWTTDGAFLAYQKACEVMGLPVKTADDFKIDTVSDSFNGTLYSKSGVRNILPDSIKTYSIGKITGFSVYDGKKTTNYPNLYFQEFLSQKDKYSYFLGTNQPLVTIHTASNSGKRLLVFKDSYAHSLAPLFAADYSEISLVDMRYINGGLTKIVNPAQFDDVLFVYSVDVFAQQNHLVKLERNS, from the coding sequence ATGGATAAACTGTTTTTCCGCATCCTCGCTCCCTTATGGGGGGTGGCGGTGCTACTCAATTTAATTATGCCAAACAAAAATTTCTCCGAATCGGAAAATCGTTACCTTGCCGGCTTGCCTGTTTACTCAACGAAAACATTACTGAGCGGCAAATATATGCAAAGCATAGATGAGTACGTCAACGACCATTTTCTAGGACGAGACCATTGGATTGCAATGCAAAGCAGCCTCGAGTATTCTATTGGCAAGCGTGAAAACAACGGTGTGTTTATCTGCAACGGTGCGCTGATGGCGGATATTGAAACACCAAAGGATGATGTTGTACAGGCAAATATTCGCGGCATAAAAGCATTTGTACAGCAATATAACAAGCCTGTTTACCTGATGCTTGTACCCAGTGCCGCAGCGATACAAACCCATAAGCTGCCCCTGTTTGCACAAAGTTGGGACCAGATAGGGTTTGTTGATCGTGTATGCACAGAGCTGGGCGACACCGTAAAACCTGTAAAGCTTTTTGAAACACTAACCGCCCATAAAGACGATTACATCTACTACCGTACCGACCACCACTGGACAACCGACGGTGCATTTTTAGCGTACCAAAAGGCATGCGAAGTAATGGGGCTGCCTGTTAAAACAGCAGATGATTTTAAAATTGATACAGTCAGCGACAGTTTTAACGGTACGCTCTATTCCAAATCCGGCGTACGAAATATTTTGCCCGACAGCATTAAAACTTACAGTATAGGTAAAATTACGGGTTTTTCGGTATACGACGGCAAAAAAACCACCAATTACCCCAACTTGTATTTTCAAGAGTTCCTCTCGCAAAAAGATAAATACTCCTATTTTCTTGGCACCAATCAGCCTCTTGTAACCATTCACACTGCGAGCAATAGCGGCAAGCGCCTGCTGGTTTTTAAAGACTCGTATGCGCACAGCCTGGCACCGCTTTTTGCAGCAGATTACAGCGAAATATCTCTGGTAGATATGCGTTACATTAACGGCGGGCTGACTAAAATAGTAAACCCCGCCCAATTTGATGATGTGCTGTTTGTTTACAGCGTAGATGTATTTGCACAGCAAAACCACTTGGTAAAACTGGAAAGAAACAG
- a CDS encoding DUF47 domain-containing protein — MSSKKDYNYYDMFVKMVDYSCQSAEILHNLFTNFDTEQLQEKIVEMHNLEHGADMCKHDMMNKLVREFITPIEREDIMELAQELDEVTDNIEDVLLRVYMYNITTIHPEALEFSNVIVSCCKALKKAMEEFHNFRKSTTVQTSIIEINRLEEVGDKLYTESVRKLYVNCKDPIEIIAWTETLDRLEKCCDACEHAANVVESVIMKNS; from the coding sequence ATGAGCAGCAAAAAAGACTACAACTATTACGATATGTTTGTAAAAATGGTAGATTACTCCTGCCAATCGGCAGAAATTCTGCATAACTTGTTTACGAATTTTGATACCGAACAGTTGCAAGAGAAAATAGTAGAAATGCACAACTTAGAGCATGGTGCAGATATGTGCAAGCACGATATGATGAACAAGCTGGTACGCGAATTTATCACCCCCATTGAGCGCGAAGATATTATGGAGCTTGCACAGGAACTGGATGAAGTTACGGATAATATTGAGGATGTTTTGCTTCGTGTTTATATGTACAACATTACCACCATTCATCCCGAAGCGTTGGAATTCTCTAATGTGATTGTCAGCTGCTGTAAGGCACTGAAAAAGGCAATGGAGGAGTTCCATAACTTCCGCAAATCCACTACGGTGCAAACCAGTATCATCGAAATCAACCGTCTCGAAGAGGTTGGAGATAAGCTGTACACAGAATCGGTGCGCAAGCTGTATGTGAATTGCAAAGATCCGATTGAGATTATTGCATGGACAGAAACACTCGATCGTTTGGAAAAATGCTGCGATGCTTGCGAGCATGCGGCGAATGTGGTAGAAAGTGTTATTATGAAAAACTCGTAA
- a CDS encoding ABC transporter ATP-binding protein, which translates to MASISLKNIFKIYPGDVTAVNDFNLEIEDKEFVILVGPSGCGKSTTLRMIAGLEEITKGELYIGDKLVNDVAPKDRDIAMVFQNYALYPHMTVFKNMAFGLELRKVPKDEIKTKVEEAARILDIEHLLNRKPKALSGGQRQRVALGRAMVRDPAVFLLDEPLSNLDAKLRTAMRTEITKLHKRLGTTFVYVTHDQTEAMTMGDRIVVMKDGFIQQVDTPQNLYDKPCNIFVAGFIGSPQMNFIDAVLTKKDNGYFAEFEGYSIAIPKGKAEPKELDKYINKQIVLGIRPENIHDEPVFVESAEHSVVEAKVDIAEMMGSEIYLYLDCAGKKLTAKVPSRSTAKSDDVLKIAFDNNKLHMFDKETEQVIFN; encoded by the coding sequence ATGGCAAGTATTAGTTTAAAAAACATTTTTAAAATTTACCCCGGTGATGTAACCGCTGTAAATGATTTTAATCTCGAGATTGAAGACAAAGAGTTTGTCATCCTTGTTGGTCCTTCGGGCTGCGGTAAATCCACCACATTACGTATGATTGCGGGCCTTGAAGAGATTACAAAGGGCGAACTGTACATTGGCGACAAACTGGTGAACGACGTTGCCCCTAAAGACCGTGACATCGCTATGGTGTTCCAAAACTATGCACTTTATCCGCATATGACCGTATTTAAGAATATGGCTTTCGGTTTGGAACTGCGTAAAGTTCCTAAAGATGAGATTAAAACAAAAGTGGAAGAAGCGGCAAGAATTTTGGATATTGAGCACCTGCTCAACCGTAAACCAAAAGCTCTTTCGGGCGGTCAGCGCCAGCGTGTTGCTTTGGGACGTGCAATGGTTCGTGACCCGGCAGTGTTCTTGCTTGACGAGCCTCTGTCAAACCTTGACGCAAAACTGCGTACCGCTATGAGAACCGAAATTACCAAGCTGCATAAGAGACTGGGTACCACTTTTGTTTACGTTACCCATGACCAAACCGAGGCTATGACAATGGGTGACCGTATTGTTGTTATGAAAGACGGCTTTATACAGCAGGTAGATACCCCTCAAAACCTCTACGACAAACCCTGCAATATCTTTGTAGCGGGCTTTATCGGCTCTCCGCAAATGAACTTTATCGATGCTGTTCTCACCAAAAAAGACAACGGCTATTTTGCAGAATTTGAGGGTTATTCCATTGCTATCCCCAAAGGCAAAGCAGAACCAAAAGAGCTTGATAAATATATCAACAAACAAATCGTTTTAGGTATCCGCCCTGAAAATATTCACGATGAGCCTGTATTTGTTGAAAGTGCAGAACACAGCGTGGTAGAGGCAAAAGTTGACATTGCCGAAATGATGGGCTCTGAGATTTATTTGTACCTTGATTGTGCCGGCAAAAAGCTGACTGCTAAAGTGCCCTCTCGCTCTACTGCTAAATCGGATGATGTGCTCAAGATTGCATTTGATAACAACAAACTGCATATGTTCGATAAAGAAACTGAGCAAGTTATCTTTAACTAG
- a CDS encoding potassium channel family protein has product MFNYHKPSIPFGIIGLGRFGYALAETLAHSGKEVLVLDNNENKIRQIQEHVGQAFVTPLLDKATLEESGIQNCETVVVCIGEQIEASILTALNVIELGVPRVIAKAISAEHGRVLQKIGAEVVYPEKDMAIRLASKLTTSRALDYIELSENFSISEMKLTAKFDGVTIMEANLRKTFGLNIIAIIKDGKTAVDITPDIVLSESDLIVVVGTKENISRFEKVLSD; this is encoded by the coding sequence ATGTTTAATTATCATAAACCAAGTATTCCATTTGGAATTATTGGCTTGGGCAGATTTGGATATGCCCTCGCCGAAACCCTTGCCCATTCAGGTAAAGAAGTATTGGTACTTGATAACAACGAAAACAAGATTCGCCAAATTCAAGAGCACGTGGGGCAGGCGTTTGTTACCCCATTGCTGGATAAAGCAACCTTGGAAGAATCGGGTATCCAGAACTGCGAGACAGTTGTAGTGTGTATTGGCGAACAGATTGAGGCAAGTATACTTACGGCACTCAATGTAATCGAACTGGGTGTACCTCGTGTAATTGCAAAGGCAATCAGTGCAGAGCATGGCAGAGTATTGCAGAAGATTGGTGCAGAAGTTGTTTACCCCGAAAAAGACATGGCAATACGTCTTGCAAGCAAGCTCACTACGTCACGTGCCCTCGATTATATTGAATTGAGTGAAAATTTCTCCATTTCTGAAATGAAACTAACGGCTAAGTTTGATGGCGTTACCATTATGGAAGCAAACTTGAGGAAAACATTTGGACTTAATATTATTGCAATTATTAAGGACGGCAAGACTGCAGTTGATATCACACCGGATATCGTACTGAGCGAAAGCGACCTGATTGTAGTGGTAGGCACAAAAGAGAATATTTCTAGGTTTGAAAAAGTTCTATCCGACTAA
- a CDS encoding inorganic phosphate transporter, which translates to MTITLSEFISQAVSNPPLLITILLTLGVIMVNGWTDAPNAIATCVSTRAMSPRSAIIMAAIFNFFGVLFMTIVNATVAQTIYNMVDFGGDPHEALIALCAALFAIVAWATAAWAFGIPTSESHALIAGVSGAAIALHNGFSGINGGEWVKVLYGLGLSTLLGFVMGWVTVKLTELICRRMDRRKTSGFFQGAQVCGGAAMAFMHGAQDGQKFMGIFMLGIFLAKGQGNVTNFVIPIWMMILCSAVMGLGTSIGGYRIIKAVGMDMVKLEQYQGFSADLAAAGCLLISSLTGVPVSTTHTKTTAIMGVGAAKRLSSVNWGVVNEMVLTWVLTFPGCGLIGFLMAKLFIWIF; encoded by the coding sequence TTGACCATTACGCTATCCGAATTTATCAGTCAAGCGGTATCCAACCCCCCATTGCTGATTACCATATTGCTTACCTTGGGCGTTATTATGGTAAACGGCTGGACAGACGCACCAAATGCAATTGCAACTTGCGTTTCTACCAGAGCAATGAGCCCGCGCAGTGCCATTATTATGGCGGCTATTTTTAATTTTTTTGGTGTATTGTTTATGACGATTGTGAATGCAACCGTTGCGCAAACCATTTACAATATGGTTGATTTTGGCGGCGACCCGCACGAAGCCTTGATTGCATTGTGTGCCGCATTATTTGCAATTGTAGCATGGGCAACGGCTGCCTGGGCATTCGGCATCCCTACCAGCGAAAGCCATGCGCTGATTGCAGGCGTTTCGGGTGCAGCGATTGCTTTGCACAATGGTTTTTCCGGTATCAACGGCGGTGAATGGGTAAAGGTACTCTATGGCTTGGGCCTTTCAACACTGCTTGGCTTTGTTATGGGCTGGGTTACCGTTAAGCTTACCGAGTTAATCTGCCGCAGGATGGACCGCAGAAAAACAAGCGGCTTCTTTCAAGGGGCGCAGGTTTGCGGCGGTGCTGCCATGGCATTTATGCATGGTGCACAGGATGGACAAAAGTTTATGGGCATTTTTATGCTGGGCATTTTTCTTGCAAAGGGGCAAGGCAACGTTACAAATTTTGTGATTCCCATTTGGATGATGATATTATGCTCGGCAGTGATGGGGCTTGGTACCTCCATCGGTGGTTACCGTATTATAAAAGCAGTGGGCATGGATATGGTAAAACTGGAGCAATATCAGGGCTTTTCGGCAGACCTTGCAGCAGCAGGCTGCCTGCTCATTTCTTCTCTTACCGGTGTACCGGTAAGCACAACTCACACAAAAACCACTGCAATTATGGGTGTGGGTGCTGCAAAACGGCTTTCTTCGGTTAACTGGGGCGTAGTAAACGAAATGGTGCTCACTTGGGTGCTTACATTTCCCGGCTGCGGATTAATCGGGTTTTTAATGGCGAAACTGTTTATTTGGATTTTTTAG